The following coding sequences are from one Clostridioides difficile ATCC 9689 = DSM 1296 window:
- a CDS encoding alpha-hydroxy-acid oxidizing protein — protein sequence MEYNELLKSARENLNGSCKVCKVCNGVACAGEVPGMGGKGSGSSFIENSKSLEKVKVNMRVIHDVSNPDTSIEMFGKKMSAPIFAAPVTGTTLNMGGKINERDYIEPVVAGCANSGIYAMVGDTAVDAFLMENLDVVKKYNGAGIVFIKPWDNENIIKKIRLAEEAGAFAVGVDIDACGLVTLSLHGKPVLPKNVKQIKELVKSTKLPFILKGIMTVEDALMAVEAGVDAIVVSNHGGRVLDCTPGACEVLPKIADAVKGKVTILADGGVRTGLDVLKMIGLGADAVLIGRPFVTASFGGATDGVETYVNKLQSELSSSMILTGCQTIKDIDGKVIYK from the coding sequence ATGGAATATAATGAATTATTAAAAAGTGCTAGAGAAAATTTAAATGGAAGTTGTAAAGTTTGTAAGGTTTGTAATGGGGTTGCTTGTGCAGGTGAAGTGCCTGGCATGGGAGGTAAAGGAAGTGGTTCTTCTTTTATAGAAAATAGCAAGAGTTTAGAAAAAGTAAAAGTAAATATGAGAGTAATACATGATGTATCAAATCCTGATACATCTATAGAGATGTTTGGAAAGAAAATGAGTGCACCTATATTTGCAGCTCCAGTAACAGGAACTACTTTAAATATGGGTGGAAAAATTAATGAAAGAGATTACATAGAACCAGTAGTTGCAGGATGTGCTAATAGTGGTATTTATGCAATGGTTGGTGATACGGCAGTAGATGCTTTTTTAATGGAAAATTTAGATGTAGTCAAAAAGTATAATGGAGCTGGAATTGTATTTATTAAACCTTGGGATAATGAAAATATTATAAAAAAGATAAGATTAGCTGAAGAAGCTGGTGCATTTGCAGTTGGAGTTGATATAGATGCCTGTGGTCTAGTAACTTTATCATTACATGGAAAACCAGTACTTCCTAAAAATGTTAAACAAATAAAGGAGTTAGTAAAGTCTACTAAACTACCATTTATATTGAAAGGTATAATGACTGTTGAAGATGCTTTAATGGCAGTAGAAGCAGGTGTGGATGCAATAGTTGTATCAAATCATGGAGGAAGAGTGCTTGACTGTACACCAGGAGCATGTGAAGTTTTACCAAAAATTGCTGATGCTGTTAAAGGTAAAGTTACAATACTTGCAGATGGTGGAGTGAGAACTGGTTTAGACGTACTAAAAATGATAGGTTTAGGTGCAGATGCAGTATTAATAGGAAGACCTTTTGTGACTGCTTCTTTTGGTGGTGCAACTGATGGTGTAGAAACTTATGTAAATAAACTTCAATCAGAGCTAAGTAGTTCTATGATATTAACTGGATGTCAAACTATAAAAGATATTGATGGAAAAGTTATATACAAATAA